Proteins encoded together in one Drosophila albomicans strain 15112-1751.03 chromosome 2R, ASM965048v2, whole genome shotgun sequence window:
- the LOC117576531 gene encoding Y+L amino acid transporter 2 isoform X2, which produces METESLNRKNSSRKSSIINGNGDATTKLTNGDGDDAAPGGGGDGGGEVTLKAKMSLLNGCTVIVGSIIGSGIFVSPTGVLKYTNSVNLALIVWVISGLFSMVGAYCYAELGTMITKSGADYAYIMETFGPFMAFIRLWIECMIVRPCSQAIVALTFSTYVLKPFFPECTPPEDAARLLAVCCILVLTLINCWDVKWATAVQDIFTYAKLLALFIIIATGMYQLYMGNVKYFNFDNSDTKVTSLALSFYSGLFAYNGWNYLNFIIEELKDPVKNLPRAIAISCTLVTVVYVMANVSFYTILSPDEVLGSTAVAVTYAERAFGMLAWTIPVFVALSTFGAVNGILLTSSRLFYAGANEGQMPEILTMIQIQRFTPTPAVLAMALLSMLYLTVSDIFALINYVGFATWLSIGVAVLCLPWLRWAQPNLPRPIRVPLVFPIVYLIATIFVTVVPMYASPIETGYGILMILSSIPVYLVFIAWKNKPIWFQKSMGGITQALQKLMMVVRPKASSK; this is translated from the exons ATGGAAACGGAGTCGCTTAATCGCAAGAACTCCTCGAGAAAAAGTTCCATTATTAATGGCAATGGCGATGCGACAACCAAGTTGACCAACGGCGATGGCGACGATGCTGCGCCTGGAGGCGGTGGCGATGGCGGTGGCGAGGTGACACTTAAGGCCAAAATGAGTCTGCTCAATGGCTGCACTGTCATTGTGGGATCCATCATTGGTTCGGGCATTTTTGTCTCACCCACCGGAGTGTTGAAGTATACGAACAGCGTTAATTTGGCGCTGATTGTTTGGGTCATTTCCGGACTCTTCTCGATG GTTGGCGCCTATTGCTATGCCGAGCTAGGTACGATGATCACCAAGTCGGGTGCGGATTATGCCTATATCATGGAGACCTTTGGCCCCTTCATGGCGTTCATTCGTCTGTGGATCGAATGCATGATTGTGCGTCCCTGCTCGCAGGCGATTGTGGCATTAACATTCAGCACCTACGTGCTGAAACCGTTCTTTCCGGAGTGCACACCGCCCGAGGATGCAGCACGTCTGCTTGCCGTTTGCTGCATAT TGGTGCTAACTTTAATCAATTGCTGGGACGTTAAATGGGCCACCGCTGTGCAGGATATCTTTACTTATGCGAAA CTGCTTGCCCTGTTTATCATCATTGCAACAGGAATGTACCAACTGTATATGGGAAATGTGAAATACTTTAACTTCGACAACAGCGACACAAAAGTCACATCCTTAGCGTTGTCCTTTTACTCCGGATTGTTTGCCTACAACGGCTG GAATTATTTGAACTTTATCATTGAGGAGCTGAAGGATCCAGTGAAGAATCTGCCACGCGCCATTGCCATCAGCTGCACACTTGTCACCGTCGTCTATGTCATGGCCAACGTTTCCTTCTACACCATTCTCTCACCCGATGAAGTCTTGGGTTCCACTGCGGTCGCTGTCACCTATGCGGAGCGCGCCTTTGGCATGCTGGCCTGGACCATACCAG TTTTTGTGGCGCTGTCAACATTTGGAGCCGTCAACGGCATTCTGTTGACCTCCTCGCGTCTCTTCTATGCGGGTGCCAACGAGGGTCAAATGCCAGAGATTCTAACGATGATTCAGATCCAACGTTTCACACCCACGCCCGCTGTGCTGGCGATGGCTctgctctccatgctctaCCTCACGGTCTCCGACATCTTTGCGCTTATCAACTACGTGGGCTTTGCCACCTGG CTGAGCATTGGTGTCGCTGTGCTTTGTCTGCCTTGGTTGCGTTGGGCTCAGCCCAATCTGCCACGCCCCATTCGAGTGCCGTTGGTCTTCCCCATTGTGTATCTGATTGCCACCATCTTTGTCACCGTTGTTCCCATGTATGCCAGCCCCATTGAGACTGGCTACGGCATTCTGATGATACTGTCCAGCATACCCGTCTATTTGGTCTTTATTGCCTGGAAAAACAAACCGATTTGGTTCCAGAAATCAATGG GCGGAATCACACAAGCACTACAGAAACTGATGATGGTTGTGCGTCCGAAAGCGTCGTCAAAG TAA
- the LOC117576531 gene encoding Y+L amino acid transporter 2 isoform X1, protein METESLNRKNSSRKSSIINGNGDATTKLTNGDGDDAAPGGGGDGGGEVTLKAKMSLLNGCTVIVGSIIGSGIFVSPTGVLKYTNSVNLALIVWVISGLFSMVGAYCYAELGTMITKSGADYAYIMETFGPFMAFIRLWIECMIVRPCSQAIVALTFSTYVLKPFFPECTPPEDAARLLAVCCILVLTLINCWDVKWATAVQDIFTYAKLLALFIIIATGMYQLYMGNVKYFNFDNSDTKVTSLALSFYSGLFAYNGWNYLNFIIEELKDPVKNLPRAIAISCTLVTVVYVMANVSFYTILSPDEVLGSTAVAVTYAERAFGMLAWTIPVFVALSTFGAVNGILLTSSRLFYAGANEGQMPEILTMIQIQRFTPTPAVLAMALLSMLYLTVSDIFALINYVGFATWLSIGVAVLCLPWLRWAQPNLPRPIRVPLVFPIVYLIATIFVTVVPMYASPIETGYGILMILSSIPVYLVFIAWKNKPIWFQKSMVSLTHFLQKLLMVLGKQTKPAQV, encoded by the exons ATGGAAACGGAGTCGCTTAATCGCAAGAACTCCTCGAGAAAAAGTTCCATTATTAATGGCAATGGCGATGCGACAACCAAGTTGACCAACGGCGATGGCGACGATGCTGCGCCTGGAGGCGGTGGCGATGGCGGTGGCGAGGTGACACTTAAGGCCAAAATGAGTCTGCTCAATGGCTGCACTGTCATTGTGGGATCCATCATTGGTTCGGGCATTTTTGTCTCACCCACCGGAGTGTTGAAGTATACGAACAGCGTTAATTTGGCGCTGATTGTTTGGGTCATTTCCGGACTCTTCTCGATG GTTGGCGCCTATTGCTATGCCGAGCTAGGTACGATGATCACCAAGTCGGGTGCGGATTATGCCTATATCATGGAGACCTTTGGCCCCTTCATGGCGTTCATTCGTCTGTGGATCGAATGCATGATTGTGCGTCCCTGCTCGCAGGCGATTGTGGCATTAACATTCAGCACCTACGTGCTGAAACCGTTCTTTCCGGAGTGCACACCGCCCGAGGATGCAGCACGTCTGCTTGCCGTTTGCTGCATAT TGGTGCTAACTTTAATCAATTGCTGGGACGTTAAATGGGCCACCGCTGTGCAGGATATCTTTACTTATGCGAAA CTGCTTGCCCTGTTTATCATCATTGCAACAGGAATGTACCAACTGTATATGGGAAATGTGAAATACTTTAACTTCGACAACAGCGACACAAAAGTCACATCCTTAGCGTTGTCCTTTTACTCCGGATTGTTTGCCTACAACGGCTG GAATTATTTGAACTTTATCATTGAGGAGCTGAAGGATCCAGTGAAGAATCTGCCACGCGCCATTGCCATCAGCTGCACACTTGTCACCGTCGTCTATGTCATGGCCAACGTTTCCTTCTACACCATTCTCTCACCCGATGAAGTCTTGGGTTCCACTGCGGTCGCTGTCACCTATGCGGAGCGCGCCTTTGGCATGCTGGCCTGGACCATACCAG TTTTTGTGGCGCTGTCAACATTTGGAGCCGTCAACGGCATTCTGTTGACCTCCTCGCGTCTCTTCTATGCGGGTGCCAACGAGGGTCAAATGCCAGAGATTCTAACGATGATTCAGATCCAACGTTTCACACCCACGCCCGCTGTGCTGGCGATGGCTctgctctccatgctctaCCTCACGGTCTCCGACATCTTTGCGCTTATCAACTACGTGGGCTTTGCCACCTGG CTGAGCATTGGTGTCGCTGTGCTTTGTCTGCCTTGGTTGCGTTGGGCTCAGCCCAATCTGCCACGCCCCATTCGAGTGCCGTTGGTCTTCCCCATTGTGTATCTGATTGCCACCATCTTTGTCACCGTTGTTCCCATGTATGCCAGCCCCATTGAGACTGGCTACGGCATTCTGATGATACTGTCCAGCATACCCGTCTATTTGGTCTTTATTGCCTGGAAAAACAAACCGATTTGGTTCCAGAAATCAATGG TAAGTCTCACGCATTTCCTACAAAAGCTGCTCATGGTACTCGGCAAGCAGACGAAACCAGCTCAGGTGTAG
- the LOC117576533 gene encoding uncharacterized protein LOC117576533 yields the protein MAETRVVVQLTENHGSDQENAASIADDFPFGGELNVLDKKTLRLLCCQNATKPQVMVAQKLRFDALYVNNNEEHKLRELNTLLNNLFEEQRDCLLLHLTAQRGYNLMLLVDTLIVQINVKLQQLCLKLERCDMHYRHIAEGNSCNPLDAHCVFQDTKQLMAWLLNEYRLRTSLAQGHEAFQVEYSVVHPEQGYRFSVNLHIVLVAMEELCRGTLCSFRCYFSNDPISAALSITELTSYVRHAGEQVADKPLYLLMLCHVLVTDSKINCNHVQMLGLANLACKHEQDQQKDHYEPLAITSISSHNPLLQFEQLSNSLKEVNDCFKLVQGFMLQYQEQEQQLQDIRLSFNQECSNFVPALLASKEQLLQVVNSITQQ from the exons ATGGCTGAAACACGCGTTGTTGTGCAACTCACTGAAAACCATGGCAGCGATCAAGAAAATGCCGCCAGCATTGCAGATGATTTTCCCTTTGGCGGCGAACTCAACGTGCTGGATAAGAAAACATTACGTTTATTATGCTgccaaaatgcaacaaaaccTCAAGTGATGGTGGCCCAAAAACTTCGCTTCGATGCACTTTACGTCAATAACAATGAAGAGCACAAACTACGTGAACTAAACACTTTGCTAAACAATCTGTTTGAGGAGCAACGcgactgtttgttgttgcatctGACAGCTCAACGTGGATATAATTTAATGTTGCTGGTCGACACGCTGATAGTGCAGATCAATGTGAAGCTGCAACAGCTATGCTTGAAGCTAGAACGCTGCGACATGCACTACAGACACATTGCCGAAGGCAATAGTTGCAATCCGTTGGACGCGCATTGCGTATTCCAGGATACAAAGCAATTGATGGCCTGGCTACTCAACGAGTATCGTTTGCGCACCTCGTTAGCCCAAGGACACGAAGCCTTCCAGGTGGAATACTCGGTAGTGCACCCGGAACAGGGATATCGATTCAGTGTCAACTTGCACATTGTGCTGGTGGCCATGGAGGAGCTTTGCCGCGGCACTTTGTGCAGTTTTCGTTGCTACTTCAGCAATGATCCCATCTCGGCTGCTCTCTCGATCACCGAATTGACTTCCTATGTGCGCCATGCAGGCGAACAGGTTGCAGACAAGCCTTTGTACTTGCTGATGTTGTGTCACGTGCTGGTCACTGACAGTAAAATCAATTGTAATCATGTGCAGATGCTTGGTCTGGCCAATTTGGCTTGCAAGCACGAGCAGGATCAACAAAAGGAT CACTACGAACCACTGGCAATCACTTCTATTTCAAGCCACAATCCACTCTTGCAATTTGAACAGCTTAGCAACAGTTTGAAGGAGGTCAATGATTGCTTCAAGCTAGTCCAAGGATTCATGTTACAGTATCAAGAACAGGAGCAACAACTGCAGGATATTCGCCTAAGTTTTAATCAAGAATGCAGCAACTTTGTGCCTGCTCTTCTAGCTTCTAAAGAGCAACTACTGCAGGTTGTGAATTCAATCACGCAGCagtaa
- the LOC117574432 gene encoding uncharacterized protein LOC117574432 translates to MNEKSHRVVVSLTDAMHNLPRSIRESLLDCELNILDKNRLVMRMRASGGAESCYKEMQFDAVGYEDDVYVRNELSEILVQLFQHQRNCCLLRLTPRRTHNVKLMTRLLYSDVDKVLEKLPYQLVGINVEYHDLRKFDMINMLSTAHRGRLSRREMKTTREMFQWLHNEYSSVRGRGTGDDFINLEFVLCAEGVKQMHVNLAIFNIFDCNGRADIGNFFKELPSGKLCKSTLLTDCIKESFDRNRHIYTVVLCEMPLDKESPREKHKFLRLANVAFMSNEAEASKVTAMQVKHAYSTQSLHSGSMRSSSSQLQRSSRTKYLRCRPLNLSLDDHNKLAAWYKRIDKKFAEVKVCMERHYNVKYRQKFLKICKQLKNFAWLQDKSGGDAGRLMLKHSMRDEAITSKYIETLRQFRQLEKEVERSPFACTLSTYMSTKNYALMNAAKALQDREIANLQEQRSRIKIGNP, encoded by the coding sequence ATGAATGAAAAGTCCCATCGCGTAGTTGTGTCCCTAACGGATGCAATGCACAATTTGCCACGCAGCATCCGAGAAagtctgctcgactgtgagcTCAACATATTGGATAAGAATCGATTGGTAATGCGCATGAGAGCTTCAGGCGGTGCCGAAAGTTGCTATAAGGAAATGCAATTCGATGCAGTTGGATACGAAGATGACGTTTATGTGCGCAACGAGCTGAGCGAAATCTTGGTGCAGTTGTTTCAACATCAACGCAATTGCTGCCTGTTGCGTTTGACGCCCCGTCGCACGCACAATGTGAAGCTGATGACACGTCTACTCTACTCGGATGTCGACAAGGTGCTGGAGAAGCTGCCCTACCAGCTGGTCGGCATCAATGTGGAGTATCACGATCTGCGCAAGTTCGACATGATCAACATGCTGAGCACTGCGCATCGTGGTCGTCTAAGTCGCCGAGAAATGAAAACCACTCGCGAGATGTTTCAATGGCTGCACAACGAATACAGCTCGGTGCGTGGACGAGGCACTGGGGATGACTTTATCAATCTGGAGTTTGTTCTCTGTGCCGAGGGCGTCAAGCAAATGCATGTGAATCTGGCCATCTTCAACATATTCGATTGCAATGGCCGCGCGGATATTGGCAACTTTTTCAAGGAGTTGCCCAGCGGCAAGCTGTGCAAGAGCACACTACTCACGGACTGCATCAAGGAATCGTTTGATCGCAATCGTCACATCTACACGGTGGTGTTGTGTGAGATGCCACTGGACAAGGAATCGCCTCGAGAGAAGCACAAGTTTCTGCGGCTGGCAAATGTGGCTTTTATGAGCAATGAAGCTGAGGCTTCCAAAGTGACAGCTATGCAAGTGAAGCATGCGTATTCCACACAATCACTGCACAGTGGTTCGATGCGAAGTAGCAGCTCGCAATTGCAACGTTCATCGCGGACAAAGTATCTGCGTTGTCGTCCCTTGAATCTGTCGCTCGATGATCACAACAAGTTGGCTGCGTGGTATAAACGCATTGACAAGAAGTTCGCCGAAGTCAAGGTGTGCATGGAGCGGCATTATAATGTGAAGTATCGCCAAAAGTTTCTCAAGATCTGCAAGCAGCTGAAGAACTTTGCCTGGTTGCAGGACAAAAGCGGCGGCGATGCTGGACGATTGATGCTGAAACATAGCATGAGAGATGAAGCCATCACCAGCAAATATATTGAGACGCTGCGACAGTTTCGACAGCTGGAAAAGGAGGTGGAAAGATCTCCGTTTGCCTGCACCTTGTCCACTTATATGAGCACCAAGAACTATGCGCTGATGAATGCCGCGAAAGCGTTGCAGGATCGAGAAATTGCCAATTTGCAAGAGCAGCGAAGTCGCATCAAAATTGGAAATCCTTAA
- the LOC117576534 gene encoding LOW QUALITY PROTEIN: eIF-2-alpha kinase GCN2 (The sequence of the model RefSeq protein was modified relative to this genomic sequence to represent the inferred CDS: deleted 2 bases in 1 codon) — protein sequence MAAKESFRERQTQELEVIKSIFSTDVEDLRPQSDPTQWKPTDIRILLSPLRDSSNGLPQAYVCTKLHVTCPSKYPKLAPKIMLEESKGMSDQLLESLLNQLQEQSQQLRGEVMIYELAQTVQAFLLQHNKPPKGSFYDEMLQAKQKREQEQLDMQKQKETLERQTLIDEVERRKEIFKTEAKRRGEPRRSMSESNNRHPSSSESSENSSPYYRGHTYPNKCLDHRNTETLYFHKMGRQIQRGCCLGHSQRGCIAYSGVDMHSGQLLYITEWNVKYAQLEQPCSGGNGKCHWSAEPKCAGNHRVDELIATIEKQVATLAQLQHKNLIQYECVLCIKRKEGLLVYLVQDFLLGTSVFSISSTLGWCMDGARMVARGVLDDEADNDKEEKTNSPHPQMQVMYIQMEFCEKCTLRTAIDDNLFENTDRLWRLFREIAEGLSHIHQQGMIHRDLKPVNIFLDSHDQIKIGDFGLATTSFLALQSHAEYPTHSATQHVTSTEDNTGTGKVGTTLYVAPELTGNASKSVYNQKVDMYTLGIILFEMCQPPFDTSMERAQTIMALRTTSIVIPDKMLQDAKNEKTIKMLRWLLNHDPAQRPTAEELLVSDLVPPAELEANELQEMLRHALANPQSKAYKNLVARCLQQESDEVLEHTYHLSSSRAMKSWNSAIVIDDIVSLNPLIEFVKGKVVNVFRKHGAIEVDSPLLSPLSSRNCSANANPNAVHLMTHSGCVVLLPCDLRTQFARHVTMNGVNLIRRYCVDRVYREERVFNFHPKQNYECCFDIVTPSTNSQLVDAELLSLAFEITSELPRLKERNISIRMNHTNLLRAILIFCNVPKSQYGTLFEGFMDFIEGRISRFQFHSSITVIMEKSRTSAQTLMDMLLANFLLTNSRSSVDESALKSLMRGKGEAASLARGALRELETVVALAFSLGVKCPINIWAGLPISFERASNGGIVWQMTADLKPNRSGHPSVLAMGERYDAMLHEFQKQAQSFNPALPTRGVLSGAGLSFSLDKLVAAVGMEYAKDCRAIDIGICVCGTRTPLKDVTYIMRLLWSAGIRCGIVETASGCGEEAQDLARLGALHVILVAENGALRVRSFDRDRFQERHVTRPELAEFIQKMMRSEAANGGAVVDYSSQMSNMSNSGGGGRGENGLSTSGSSANIKSSYGQLPNLQVIFLTHDKPTANYKRRLENQVAHQMSSTLGQFVKQETFVVLVVDLPPAVLNAIVGAINPREMRKKETEPEMNFVIERFPKYKRYISEINEEVVDLLSDAKTPIVALYSISDSYYRVII from the exons ATGGCTGCGAAAGAATCATTTCGCGAAAGACAAACTCAGGAATTGGAGGTTATAAAG TCAATTTTCAGCACCGATGTCGAGGACTTAAGACCACAAAGTGATCCCACACAATGGAAGCCCACCGACATACGCATCTTGTTGAGTCCCCTGCGGGACTCCTCAAACGGGCTGCCACAAGCTTATGTGTGCACCAAGTTGCACGTTACTTGCCCCTCCAAGTATCCCAAGCT TGCTCCCAAAATAATGCTGGAAGAGTCGAAGGGCATGTCGGATCAGCTGCTGGAATCGCTGCTCAATCAGCTGCAGGAACAATCTCAGCAGCTGCGCGGCGAAGTGATGATCTATGAGCTTGCCCAGACAGTCCAAGCATTTCTGCTGCAGCACAACAAGCCGCCTAAGGGTTCGTTCTACGATGAAATGCTGCAGGCGAAACAAAAGCGTGAACAGGAGCAATTGGATATGCAGAAGCAAAAAGAGACGCTGGAGCGACAGACGCTCATTGATGAAGTGGAACGACGCAAAGAGATTTTCAAAACGGAGGCCAAGCGACGTGGCGAACCAAGGCGAAGCATGAGCGAGTCAAACAATCGACATCCCAGCTCTTCGGAGAGCTCGGAGAACTCGTCGCCGTATTATCGTGGACACACATATCCCAACAAGTGTCTGGATCATCGCAATACGGAGACGCTCTACTTTCACAAAATGGGCAGACAAATCCAAAGAGGTTGTTGCTTAG GACACTCGCAGCGTGGTTGCATCGCCTACTCCGGAGTGGATATGCACAGTGGACAGCTGCTCTACATAACAGAGTGGAATGTGAAATATGCACAGCTAGAGCAGCCCTGCAGTGGAGGCAATGGCAAATGCCATTGGAGCGCAGAGCCCAAGTGTGCGGGTAATCATCGTGTGGATGAACTGATAGCGACCATAGAGAAACAGGTGGCGACATTGGCGCAACTGCAGCACAAGAATCTAATACAATACGAATGCGTGTTGTGCATCAAACGCAAGGAAGGATTGCTTGTCTATCTGGTGCAGGATTTCCTGCTAGGCACAAGTGTCTTCAGCATCTCATCGACGCTGGGCTGGTGCATGGATGGTGCACGCATGGTGGCACGTGGCGTGCTCGAT GATGAAGCTGACAATGACAAAGAAGAGAAAACCAATTCGCCACATCCTCAGATGCAGGTCATGTACATTCAAATGGAGTTCTGCGAAAAGTGCACACTGCG CACTGCCATCGATGACAATCTGTTCGAGAACACGGATCGCTTGTGGCGTCTGTTTCGCGAGATTGCCGAGGGTTTGTCGCACATCCATCAGCAGGGCATGATTCATCGCGACTTGAAGCCCGTCAATATTTTCCTTGACTCGCatgatcaaatcaaaattggcGATTTCGGGCTTGCCACAACGAGCTTTCTAGCGCTGCAATCGCACG CGGAATATCCAACACATTCAGCGACACAGCATGTGACGTCGACGGAAGATAACACGGGCACTGGTAAAGTGGGCACCACGCTTTATGTGGCGCCTGAGCTGACAGGAAATGCCTCCAAGTCCGTGTACAATCAGAAGGTTGACATGTACACGCTGGGCATCATACTGTTTGAGATGTGTCAGCCGCCTTTTGACACCAGCATGGAACGCGCACAAACTATCATGGCATTGCGAACAACATCGATTGTTATACCTGACAAAATGCTGCAGGATGCGAAGAACGAGAAGACCATCAAG ATGCTACGCTGGCTGCTTAATCATGATCCCGCTCAGCGACCCACGGCTGAAGAGCTGCTTGTCTCAGATCTGGTGCCGCCCGCTGAACTGGAAGCTAATGAGCTGCAGGAGATGCTGCGCCATGCGCTGGCCAATCCTCAGAGCAAAGCATACAAGAATCTCGTGGCACGTTGTCTGCAGCAGGAAAGCGACGAGGTGTTGGAGCACACTTATCATTTGAGCAGCAGTCGCGCCATGAAATCCTGGAATTCGGCCATCGTTATCGATGACATTGTGTCTCTCAATCCGCTCATAGAGTTTGTCAAGGGCAAGGTGGTGAATGTGTTTCGCAAACACGGCGCCATTGAAGTGGATTCCCCTCTGCTGTCGCCGCTCTCCTCGCGCAACTGCAGCGCCAATGCGAATCCGAATGCGGTGCATCTGATGACCCACTCGGGATGCGTGGTGCTGTTGCCCTGCGATCTGCGGACACAGTTTGCCCGCCATGTCACAATGAACGGCGTGAATCTCATACGTCGCTATTGCGTCGATCGTGTTTATCGCGAGGAGCGCGTCTTCAACTTCCATCCAAAGCAGAATTACGAGTGCTGTTTTGACATCGTTACGCCGAGCACAAACAGCCAACTTGTGGATGCGGAACTGCTTTCGTTGGCCTTTGAGATCACCAGCGAGTTGCCAAGGTTGAAGGAGCGCAACATTTCCATACGCATGAATCACACGAATCTGCTGCGCGCCATTCTCATCTTTTGCAATGTACCCAAGTCACAATATGGCACGTTGTTCGAGGGCTTCATGGACTTTATTGAGGGCCGCATTTCGCGATTCCAGTTCCATTCCAGCATAACGGTTATCATGGAGAAGTCGCGCACCTCAGCACAGACGCTGATGGACATGTTGTTGGCCAACTTTCTGCTGACCAACTCCAGAAGCAGCGTTGATGAATCTGCATTAAAGTCGCTGATGCGAGGCAAAGGCGAAGCTGCTTCGTTAGCTCGCGGCGCTTTGCGGGAGCTGGAAACTGTGGTGGCATTGGCTTTTAGTCTGGGCGTGAAG TGTCCCATTAACATCTGGGCCGGTCTGCCAATTAGCTTTGAGCGCGCCAGCAACGGTGGCATTGTCTGGCAAATGACCGCGGACCTCAAGCCCAATCGCTCGGGTCATCCTTCAGTGCTGGCCATGGGCGAACGCTACGATGCCATGCTACACGAGTTCCAGAAGCAGGCTCAAAGCTTTAATCCCGCTCTGCCCACACGTGGTGTACTCAGCGGTGCTGGACTCTCGTTCTCGCTGGACAAACTGGTGGCTGCCGTGGGTATGGAATATGCCAAGGATTGTCGTGCCATCGACATAGGAATCTGTGTTTGCGGCACGCGCACCCCGCTCAAGGATGTCACCTATATTATGCGTCTGCTGTGGTCCGCTGGAATACGCTGCGGTATTGTTGAGACCGCCAGCGGTTGTGGCGAAGAGGCGCAGGATTTGGCTCGATTGGGCGCACTGCATGTTATCCTGGTGGCTGAGAATGGAGCGTTGCGAGTGCGTTCCTTTGATCGCGATCGCTTCCAGGAACGACACGTGACGCGCCCCGAACTCGCAGAGTTTATACAGAAGATGATGCGCAGTGAGGCAGCTAACGGCGGAGCTGTCGTTGACTACAGCAGTCAGATGTCTAACATGAGCAACAGCGGAGGCGGTGGACGTGGCGAGAATGGACTCAGCACATCGGGCAGCAGTGCGAATATCAAGAGCAGCTACGGTCAGTTGCCTAATCTGCAGGTCATCTTCCTCACGCACGACAAACCTACGGCCAATTACAAGCGACGTCTGGAGAATCAGGTGGCGCATCAGATGAGCTCAACGTTGGGGCAGTTCGTCAAGCAGGAGACGTTTGTGGTGCTGGTGGTGGATTTGCCGCCAGCGGTGTTAAATGCCATAGTCGGTGCCATCAATCCGCGAGAGATGCGCAAAAAAGAGACTGAACCCGAAATGAATTTTGTGATCGAAAG ATTTCCGAAATATAAGCGCTATATATCTGAAATAAACGAGGAAGTCGTGGATCTACTGAGTGATGCCAAGACACCAATTGTGGCCTTGTACAGCATTTCCGATTCCTATTACCGTGTCATCATCTAG